A single window of Coffea eugenioides isolate CCC68of chromosome 7, Ceug_1.0, whole genome shotgun sequence DNA harbors:
- the LOC113776690 gene encoding protein IQ-DOMAIN 1, giving the protein MGMPGKKWFRVARRKLFRSAPRETLIVLHNNNTSRSCFSEATTTTTTRLSEDIRISLSKEELAAIQIQACFRGHLARRAFRALRSLVKLQAAVRGVCVRRQARIALHCMHALARLQVTIRARQLLLQ; this is encoded by the exons ATGGGAATGCCCGGAAAGAAATGGTTCCGTGTTGCCCGAAGAAAACTCTTCCGATCAGCTCCCCGCGAAACACTAATCGTTCTTCACAACAACAATACAAGCCGCAGTTGCTTTAGTGaagcaacaacaacaacaacaacaagactCAGCGAGGATATCAGAATTTCTCTGTCTAAAGAAGAACTCGCAGCAATTCAGATCCAAGCCTGCTTCAGGGGGCATCTT GCAAGACGGGCATTTCGAGCACTTAGAAGCCTTGTGAAGCTGCAAGCGGCTGTTCGTGGGGTGTGTGTGAGAAGACAGGCTCGAATTGCTTTGCACTGCATGCATGCGCTTGCAAGGTTGCAGGTCACTATTCGAGCTCGACAGCTCCTTTTGCAATGA
- the LOC113777985 gene encoding ammonium transporter 3 member 1-like, translating to MALEKVTALPSGLKPGPPYPDWLNRADNAWELTAAAMVGLQSVPGLVILYGSMVKKKWAVNSAFMALYAFASVLICWVLWGHRMSFGTDMTAILAKPNEAMSQKYLLGQYKEYFLPNADYVLYQFAFAAITVILLAGSLLGRMNFYAWMLFVPLWLTLSYTVGVHTIWGSGFLETRGIIDFSGGYVIHLSSGVAGFTAAYWVGPRLSHDRQHFPPNNKIHMLGGAGFLWMGWSGFNGGSPISAGLITSLALLNTHLCTATSVLVWLSMDLIYYKKSSVIGAVQGMITGLVCITPAAGIVDTWAAMLMGVMSGSIPWYTMMILHKKLAFFQKVDDTLGVFHTHAVAGILGGLLSGIFAKPNLLRDFYGSGTISYGPGFLYGLIEGKKLEGFYQLLYQLAGAAFITVWNAVVTSLICILVSRVVALRMDEEDLEVGDDAVHGEEAYALWGDGERHPPPLRFNMTPKIPSFCRRH from the exons ATGGCTCTAGAGAAGGTTACAGCACTACCTTCTGGGCTCAAACCAGGCCCGCCTTACCCAGACTGGCTAAACAGGGCAGACAATGCATGGGAGCTAACTGCAGCAGCCATGGTGGGACTCCAAAGTGTTCCGGGGCTTGTGATTTTGTATGGCAGTATGGTGAAGAAAAAATGGGCTGTGAATTCTGCTTTCATGGCTCTTTACGCCTTTGCTTCTGTCTTGATTTGTTGGGTGCTTTGGGGCCATCGCATGTCTTTTGGGACCGATATGACTGCCATATTAGCCAAGCCAAATGAGGCCATGTCCCAAAAGTATCTGCTCGGCCAATACAAAGAATATTTCCTGCCTAATGCTGACTATGTTTTGTACCAATTTGCTTTTGCTGCAATTACTGTTATATTGCTGGCAGGTTCATTGCTTGGCAGGATGAATTTCTATGCCTGGATGTTGTTTGTCCCGCTATGGTTAACGTTGTCTTATACAGTTGGGGTTCATACAATCTGGGGCTCTGGATTTCTTGAAACTCGCGGCATTATTGACTTCTCTGGTGGTTATGTTATTCATCTTTCTTCTGGTGTTGCTGGCTTTACTGCAGCTTATTGG GTAGGACCGAGGCTTTCACACGATAGGCAACATTTTCCACCAAACAACAAAATTCACATGCTGGGAGGTGCAGGGTTCTTGTGGATGGGATGGAGTGGTTTCAATGGTGGATCACCGATATCAGCTGGTCTTATTACATCACTTGCTTTGCTAAATACCCATCTCTGCACTGCTACCAGTGTCTTGGTATGGCTTTCAATGGACCTGATTTACTATAAGAAGAGCTCGGTCATTGGGGCTGTTCAGGGAATGATCACTGGACTTGTATGCATCACCCCTGCAGCAG GAATTGTGGACACATGGGCAGCAATGCTAATGGGGGTCATGTCTGGCTCAATACCATGGTACACTATGATGATTTTGCACAAGAAATTAGCATTTTTCCAGAAGGTTGATGATACTTTAGGCGTTTTTCACACTCATGCCGTGGCTGGTATCCTTGGAGGACTTCTTTCAGGCATCTTTGCAAAGCCGAATCTACTAAGGGACTTCTACGGCTCTGGTACAATCAGTTATGGTCCAGGATTTTTGTACGGTTTAATTGAGGGGAAGAAGCTAGAAGGTTTTTATCAATTGCTCTATCAGCTTGCAGGGGCAGCTTTCATAACTGTCTGGAATGCAGTAGTTACTAGTTTGATCTGCATTTTAGTTAGTCGGGTTGTAGCTCTCAGAATGGATGAAGAGGACCTCGAGGTAGGAGATGATGCAGTACACGGAGAAGAAGCGTATGCTTTGTGGGGAGATGGAGAGAGGCATCCTCCCCCCCTGAGGTTCAACATGACcccaaaaatcccttcattttgTCGAAGGCACTAA
- the LOC113778196 gene encoding bifunctional nuclease 2 produces the protein MLGTQLNFRSITGVGASWTDQMNFCSCPIWSSHCCSLRIQFSFGLTLNSAKPHSSGVIRGRKSKLNRRVWCMSSLGSFSKKNGDDDDDYVEAILLISETISHHRMRMHGFKEERTWQPSLHLGPFSIQPKDPRSQVHPIGSGFLRRFESPTIFLKISCDGDFILPIIVGESAVEKLIQSFYEDDAGDCPNQYQLVRNLMENSGYEVKVVRITERVGNIYFSRIYFHKPGETKILSVDARPSDAINVAKRCKAPIYVHKQIVLADATRLSYGAGRMSTKAVFDVSMDSPADGPDLLSEELNMLTNMNLAAEEERYGDAALWRDKLMKLRKSKYGS, from the exons ATGCTCGGAACCCAACTGAATTTCCGGTCTATTACTGGCGTCGGAGCTTCTTGGACGGATCAGATGAATTTCTGCAGCTGCCCGATTTGGAGCTCGCATTGTTGTTCTTTAAGGATTCAATTTTCTTTTGGATTGACGTTAAATTCTGCAAAGCCGCATTCTTCTGGTGTGATTAGGGGAAGAAAATCTAAGTTAAATCGCAGAGTATGGTGTATGTCTTCTTTGGGGAGTTTTAGTAAGAAAAATGGCGACGACGACGACGATTATGTTGAAGCTATCCTCCTCATTTCAG AAACTATTAGTCACCATCGGATGCGTATGCATGGGTTTAAAGAAGAGAGGACATGGCAACCATCTCTTCACTTAGGTCCCTTCTCTATTCAACCAAAGGATCCTAGATCTCAAGTTCATCCTATAGGATCAGGTTTTCTTCGACGTTTTGAGAGTCCAACCATCTTTCTCAAGATTTCTTGTGATGGAGACTTCATTTTGCCAATCATTGTAG GGGAAAGTGCGGTTGAGAAGCTCATACAAAGCTTTTATGAGGATGATGCAGGG GACTGTCCAAATCAATACCAACTTGTAAGGAATTTGATGGAAAATTCTGGTTATGAA GTAAAAGTAGTGAGGATCACAGAAAGAGTAGGTAATATATACTTTTCGAGGATATATTTCCACAAG CCAGGGGAAACCAAAATATTGAGTGTAGATGCACGTCCTTCTGATGCCATCAATGTTGCAAAGAGATGCAAG GCCCCTATATATGTACATAAACAGATTGTGTTAGCAGATGCAACTAGACTTTCTTACGGGGCGGGTAGAATGAGCACCAAAGCTGTATTTGATGTATCTATGGACAG CCCTGCAGATGGCCCAGATTTACTTTCTGAAGAACTAAACATGTTGACCAACATGAATTTGGCTGCCGAAGAGGAAAGATACGGTGATGCAG CCCTGTGGAGAGACAAACTCATGAAGCTTCGCAAATCAAAGTACGGGAGTTAG
- the LOC113778097 gene encoding thiosulfate sulfurtransferase 16, chloroplastic-like yields MGALSVSSSATLSTFLRNLPHHFRKSYASVSALSMAKAKFQLPKQRKFSTGHRNPSFSWMATVGENVQSNASAAAPPPTSVPVRVAQELLQAGHRYLDVRTAEEFSAGHAAGAVNVPYMFRVGSGMTKNLNFVDEVLAIFGKDDEIIVGCQLGKRSLMAATDLISAGFTGITDIAGGYAAWVQNELPTES; encoded by the exons ATGGGGGCTCTCTCGGTTTCCTCCTCCGCTACCTTGTCAACATTTCTGCGTAATCTTCCGCACCATTTCAGGAAAAG CTATGCATCAGTCTCAGCGCTATCAATGGCCAAGGCTAAGTTTCAACTCCCGAAACAACGCAAGTTCAGCACTGGCCACAGAAATCCCAGCTTCAG TTGGATGGCTACTGTTGGAGAGAATGTTCAATCAAATGCATCAGCAGCAGCACCACCACCAACATCAGTCCCGGTTCGTGTAGCTCAGGAGCTGCTTCAGGCAGGCCATCGTTATTTAGATGTCAG GACTGCTGAAGAATTCAGTGCTGGTCATGCTGCTGGGGCTGTCAATGTGCCTTACATGTTTAGAGTTGGATCAG GTATGACTAAAAACCTGAACTTTGTGGACGAAGTTTTAGCAATTTTTGGGAAAGATGACGAAATTATTGTT GGCTGCCAATTGGGGAAAAGGTCATTGATGGCTGCAACTGATCTTATATCTGCT GGGTTTACTGGCATTACAGACATTGCAGGCGGATATGCTGCCTGGGTACAGAATGAACTTCCGACAGAGTCGTGA
- the LOC113778799 gene encoding serine/threonine-protein kinase STY8-like isoform X2, whose protein sequence is MAMDDNESCGSRSVETASSKQSRHERQRFEVYTEVLSRLQDLDRQEVKLPGFEDQLWHHFNRLPARYAMDVNVERAEDVLTHKRLLLLAEDPDNRPAFDVRLVQVHPSGAENDLDSAHSDSLMREDAQSHTFESNRRGIHPPPTFGSSSNLEALGVQSSGAHVDDVERDINSIFQTSRSMHEITFSTVDKPKLLSQLTSLLSDIGLNIEEAHAFSTTDGFSLDVFVVAGWPYEETELLKSKLQKEIKMAKPSSEQHVPPMTENYERGNPSISEYVKIPTDEIDVWEIDPRQLRFGNRIASGAFGDLYKGTYCSQEVAIKVLKPERVNIDMLKEFSQEVFIMRKIRHKNVVQFLGACTKPPNLCIVTEFMSKGSVHSFLHKQKSTFKLSTIIRVAMDVSKGMNYLHQNNIIHRDLKTANLLMDEHEVVKVADFGVSRVVSQTGVMTAETGTYRWMAPEVIEHKLYDHKADVFSFGIVLWELLTRDIPYSDLTPLQAAIGVVQQGLRPAIPKHTHPKLVELLEKCWQQDPTHRPNFSQILENLQRIAKEVVDEVEDRQKDKSIGGFFSSLRKGHH, encoded by the exons ATGGCGATGGATGATAATGAGAGCTGCGGCAGCCGATCAGTGGAGACGGCGTCGTCGAAGCAGAGCCGCCATGAGAGACAGCGGTTTGAAGTTTACACTGAAGTTCTGAGCCGTCTCCAGGATTTGGATCGCCAGGAGGTTAAGCTCCCTGGCTTCGAAGACCAGCTCTGGCACCATTTCAATCGCCTTCCTGCTCG ATATGCAATGGATGTGAATGTGGAAAGAGCAGAAGACGTGCTGACGCATAAGAGGTTACTGCTTCTAGCTGAGGACCCGGATAACAGACCGGCTTTTGATGTTCGCCTTGTCCAG GTTCATCCTAGTGGAGCTGAGAATGATCTAGATTCTGCTCATTCGGATTCTTTGATGCGGGAAGATGCTCAAAGTCATACATTTGAATCCAATAGGCGGGG AATCCATCCTCCACCTACATTTGGTTCATCATCTAATCTTGAGGCGCTTGGTGTTCAAAGTAGTGGAGCACATGTGGATGATGTGGAACGTGATATAAATTCAATTTTTCAGACTTCACG GTCCATGCATGAGATCACTTTTTCAACGGTTGACAAGCCAAAATTGCTTAGTCAG TTGACGTCATTACTTTCTGACATTGGGCTGAACATTGAAGAAGCCCATGCATTCTCCACTACTGATGGCTTTTCTTTGGATGTCTTTGTTGTTGCTGGGTGGCCTTATGAG GAAACTGAGCTGCTAAAGAGTAAGCTGCAAAAGGAAATTAAGATGGCCAAG CCTTCCTCAGAACAACATGTACCACCTATGACCGAGAATTATGAAAGAGGAAACCCATCCATTTCGGAATATGTGAAAATACCTACTGACGAGATTGATGTCTGGGAAATTGATCCCCGCCAGTTGAGATTTGGGAATAGGATTGCTTCTGGAGCATTTGGTGATCT gtatAAAGGTACATATTGTAGTCAAGAAGTTGCCATAAAAGTCCTCAAACCTGAGAGAGTAAATATAGACATGTTGAAAGAGTTCTCCCAGGAGGTTTTCATCATGAG GAAAATTAGGCATAAGAATGTAGTTCAGTTTCTGGGTGCATGCACAAAACCTCCAAACCTCTGCATTGTCACGG AATTCATGTCCAAAGGAAGTGTGCACAGTTTCTTGCACAAGCAAAAAAGCACCTTTAAGCTTTCTACCATTATCAGAGTGGCAATGGATGTTTCTAAGGGAATGAACTATTTGCACCAGAATAATATAATTCATCGGGATTTGAAGACTGCCAATCTTCTAATGGATGAACATGAA GTAGTTAAGGTTGCCGATTTTGGCGTTTCTAGAGTGGTGTCCCAAACTGGGGTTATGACTGCAGAAACTGGTACATACAGGTGGATGGCTCCTGAG GTAATTGAGCACAAACTTTATGATCACAAGGCTGATGTTTTCAGCTTCGGCATTGTACTATGGGAGCTTCTAACAAGAGAT ATTCCGTATTCAGATTTGACACCTTTGCAAGCAGCTATAGGGGTTGTGCAACAG GGTCTACGGCCTGCAATTCCTAAGCACACACATCCAAAATTAGTAGAGCTGCTTGAGAAGTGCTGGCAGCAGGATCCTACTCACAGACCAAATTTCTCccaaattttggaaaatttgcAGAGAATTGCCAAGGAG GTTGTAGATGAAGTAGAAGATCGGCAGAAGGACAAATCGATCGGTGGGTTTTTCTCCTCTCTCAGGAAGGGCCATCATTGA
- the LOC113778799 gene encoding serine/threonine-protein kinase STY8-like isoform X1, with the protein MAMDDNESCGSRSVETASSKQSRHERQRFEVYTEVLSRLQDLDRQEVKLPGFEDQLWHHFNRLPARYAMDVNVERAEDVLTHKRLLLLAEDPDNRPAFDVRLVQVHPSGAENDLDSAHSDSLMREDAQSHTFESNRRGIHPPPTFGSSSNLEALGVQSSGAHVDDVERDINSIFQTSRSMHEITFSTVDKPKLLSQLTSLLSDIGLNIEEAHAFSTTDGFSLDVFVVAGWPYEETELLKSKLQKEIKMAKEQPSSEQHVPPMTENYERGNPSISEYVKIPTDEIDVWEIDPRQLRFGNRIASGAFGDLYKGTYCSQEVAIKVLKPERVNIDMLKEFSQEVFIMRKIRHKNVVQFLGACTKPPNLCIVTEFMSKGSVHSFLHKQKSTFKLSTIIRVAMDVSKGMNYLHQNNIIHRDLKTANLLMDEHEVVKVADFGVSRVVSQTGVMTAETGTYRWMAPEVIEHKLYDHKADVFSFGIVLWELLTRDIPYSDLTPLQAAIGVVQQGLRPAIPKHTHPKLVELLEKCWQQDPTHRPNFSQILENLQRIAKEVVDEVEDRQKDKSIGGFFSSLRKGHH; encoded by the exons ATGGCGATGGATGATAATGAGAGCTGCGGCAGCCGATCAGTGGAGACGGCGTCGTCGAAGCAGAGCCGCCATGAGAGACAGCGGTTTGAAGTTTACACTGAAGTTCTGAGCCGTCTCCAGGATTTGGATCGCCAGGAGGTTAAGCTCCCTGGCTTCGAAGACCAGCTCTGGCACCATTTCAATCGCCTTCCTGCTCG ATATGCAATGGATGTGAATGTGGAAAGAGCAGAAGACGTGCTGACGCATAAGAGGTTACTGCTTCTAGCTGAGGACCCGGATAACAGACCGGCTTTTGATGTTCGCCTTGTCCAG GTTCATCCTAGTGGAGCTGAGAATGATCTAGATTCTGCTCATTCGGATTCTTTGATGCGGGAAGATGCTCAAAGTCATACATTTGAATCCAATAGGCGGGG AATCCATCCTCCACCTACATTTGGTTCATCATCTAATCTTGAGGCGCTTGGTGTTCAAAGTAGTGGAGCACATGTGGATGATGTGGAACGTGATATAAATTCAATTTTTCAGACTTCACG GTCCATGCATGAGATCACTTTTTCAACGGTTGACAAGCCAAAATTGCTTAGTCAG TTGACGTCATTACTTTCTGACATTGGGCTGAACATTGAAGAAGCCCATGCATTCTCCACTACTGATGGCTTTTCTTTGGATGTCTTTGTTGTTGCTGGGTGGCCTTATGAG GAAACTGAGCTGCTAAAGAGTAAGCTGCAAAAGGAAATTAAGATGGCCAAG GAGCAGCCTTCCTCAGAACAACATGTACCACCTATGACCGAGAATTATGAAAGAGGAAACCCATCCATTTCGGAATATGTGAAAATACCTACTGACGAGATTGATGTCTGGGAAATTGATCCCCGCCAGTTGAGATTTGGGAATAGGATTGCTTCTGGAGCATTTGGTGATCT gtatAAAGGTACATATTGTAGTCAAGAAGTTGCCATAAAAGTCCTCAAACCTGAGAGAGTAAATATAGACATGTTGAAAGAGTTCTCCCAGGAGGTTTTCATCATGAG GAAAATTAGGCATAAGAATGTAGTTCAGTTTCTGGGTGCATGCACAAAACCTCCAAACCTCTGCATTGTCACGG AATTCATGTCCAAAGGAAGTGTGCACAGTTTCTTGCACAAGCAAAAAAGCACCTTTAAGCTTTCTACCATTATCAGAGTGGCAATGGATGTTTCTAAGGGAATGAACTATTTGCACCAGAATAATATAATTCATCGGGATTTGAAGACTGCCAATCTTCTAATGGATGAACATGAA GTAGTTAAGGTTGCCGATTTTGGCGTTTCTAGAGTGGTGTCCCAAACTGGGGTTATGACTGCAGAAACTGGTACATACAGGTGGATGGCTCCTGAG GTAATTGAGCACAAACTTTATGATCACAAGGCTGATGTTTTCAGCTTCGGCATTGTACTATGGGAGCTTCTAACAAGAGAT ATTCCGTATTCAGATTTGACACCTTTGCAAGCAGCTATAGGGGTTGTGCAACAG GGTCTACGGCCTGCAATTCCTAAGCACACACATCCAAAATTAGTAGAGCTGCTTGAGAAGTGCTGGCAGCAGGATCCTACTCACAGACCAAATTTCTCccaaattttggaaaatttgcAGAGAATTGCCAAGGAG GTTGTAGATGAAGTAGAAGATCGGCAGAAGGACAAATCGATCGGTGGGTTTTTCTCCTCTCTCAGGAAGGGCCATCATTGA